Proteins co-encoded in one Pseudoliparis swirei isolate HS2019 ecotype Mariana Trench chromosome 7, NWPU_hadal_v1, whole genome shotgun sequence genomic window:
- the inpp5l gene encoding inositol polyphosphate-5-phosphatase A isoform X5 has protein sequence MEAFTDVLLVTANVGSLFDNVGDIQNEWLQELYKTIHSHKPQFIALHFQEVGGKDYMANMGHAQHFFRNIESSEEMKDFDRVCIYVDNQFQAEDRFTALGSLYFIHKTLKNIYQYDFNVKDFKAVSGQNKHVGSLDGVTTVEKEKFPKNFWPDFKWSRKGFMRTRWIIHNQGLDLVNVHLFHDASNLVACNSSPSVYSANRENALRYVVNRISDSRYTPLPFILFGDFNFRLDTLSLVQHLSIVADVQTVKKECSDEVEKIICEEKDNDHQVLLHIEEKRFAYRHQAVFREDDGRALLKYDKEVAAFQDVIKEEDIMFPPSYPYSEESTKPTQYMNTRCPAWCDRVLVSHTAHELVHKGDAGEKSVVYNTVGPNVCMGDHKPVFLFFLLKTNGH, from the exons ATGGAAGCGTTCACGGATGTGCTGCTCGTCACCGCGAACGTCGGGTCACTCTTTGACAAC GTGGGTGACATTCAAAATGAGTGGTTACAAGAATTGTATAAG ACTATCCACAGCCACAAGCCGCAGTTCATCGCCCTGCACTTCCAGGAGGTGGGAGGAAAGGACTACATGGCCAACATGGGCCACGCCCAACACTTCTTCCG GAACATTGAGTCCAGTGAGGAAATGAAAGACTTTGACAGGGTCTGCATCTATGTGGACAACCAGTTCCAAGCAGAAGACAGATTCACG GCTTTGGGGAGCTTGTACTTCATACACAAGACACTGAAAAACATCTACCAGTATGATTTTAACG TTAAGGATTTTAAAGCAGTGTCAGGACAAAACAAGCACGTGGGCTCTCTGGACGGGGTCACCACAGTGGAGAAAGAAAAATTCCCAAAGAATTTCTGGCCTGAT TTCAAGTGGTCCAGAAAGGGCTTCATGAGGACCCGCTGGATTATACACAACCA AGGTCTGGACCTGGTCAACGTGCACCTGTTCCACGACGCTTCCAACCTCGTCGCCTGCAACTCCAGTCCGTCCGTTTACTCAGCCAACCGCGAAAACGCTCTCAGATATGTCGTCAACAG GATATCAGATAGCCGTTACACTCCTCTGCCTTTCATCCTGTTTGGAGATTTCAACTTCCGTCTGGACACACTCAGTCTGGTCCAG CATCTGTCCATCGTGGCAGACGTGCAGACCGTGAAGAAGGAATGCAGCGATGAAGTGGAGAAGATCATCTGCGAAGAAAAGGACAACGACCACCAG GTGCTGCTCCACATTGAGGAGAAGCGGTttgcctaccggcaccaggcgGTTTTCAGAGAGGACGACGGCAGAGCG CTGTTGAAGTATGACAAAGAAGTCGCAGCCTTTCAAGATGTTATTAAGGAAGAGGACATCATGTTTCCACCGAG ctacCCCTACAGTGAGGAGTCCACCAAACCGACCCAGTACATGAACACCCGCTGTCCTGCCTGGTGCGACCGTGTCCTCGTGTCGCACACCGCCCACGAACTCGTCCACAAG GGCGATGCCGGTGAGAAGAGCGTCGTCTACAACACAGTGGGCCCTAATGTGTGTATGGGAGACCACAAG CCggttttcttgttcttcttactGAAGACAAATGGCCATTGA
- the nkx6.3 gene encoding homeobox protein Nkx-6.3 isoform X2 translates to MDPNIQGSFLFNNSLNQFPSDLKAPVCQYSVPNSFYKLNPALNSQLQAGTPHGISDILSRSMLGMGSTGTTTLLSGYATMGGFSPSVTSTSMYYNRDYNPALGGFSKPGAECPMKGRSMNCWAESGCDWRGGRQQCTNSSGPLGEMTGRKKHTRPTFSGHQIFALEKTFEQTKYLAGPERARLAYSLGMTESQVKVWFQNRRTKWRKKSASEPSSTQAGQGGEASENEVEDEEYNKPLDPDSDDDKIRLLLRKHHRAFSVLRLGPHV, encoded by the exons ATGGATCCAAACATCCAGGGCTCTTTTCTGTTTAACAACAGCCTGAACCAATTCCCCTCGGATCTCAAGGCCCCGGTGTGTCAGTACTCGGTGCCCAACTCTTTCTACAAGCTCAACCCGGCCCTGAACAGCCAGCTGCAGGCGGGGACGCCTCACGGCATCAGCGACATCCTGAGCCGCTCCATGTTGGGGATGGGCTCCACGGGCACCACCACCCTGCTGTCCGGATACGCCACCATGGGGGGGTTCAGCCCCTCCGTCACCAGCACGTCCATGTACTATAACCGGGACTACAACCCCGCCCTGGGCGGCTTCTCCAAGCCTGGCGCCGAGTGCCCCATGAAGGGTCGCAGCATGAACTGCTGGGCGGAGAGCGGCTGTgactggagaggagggaggcagcAGTGCACCAACA GTAGCGGTCCTCTGGGGGAGATGACAGGCAGGAAGAAACACACCAGACCAACATTTAGTGGACATCAGATATTCGCTCTGGAGAAAACATTCGAGCAGACAAAGTACTTGGCCGGGCCGGAGAGAGCGAGACTGGCTTACTCTCTGGGCATGACTGAATCTCAAGTCAAG GTGTGGTTTCAGAACCGACGCACCaagtggaggaagaagagcgcCTCGGAGCCGAGCTCCACGCAGGCGGGGCAGGGCGGCGAGGCCTCGGAGAACgaggtggaggacgaggagtaCAACAAGCCTCTGGACCCCGACTCGGACGACGATAAGATCCGACTGCTGCTGCGCAAACACCACCGGGCCTTCTCCGTGCTGCGCCTCGGGCCGCACGTCTGA
- the inpp5l gene encoding inositol polyphosphate-5-phosphatase A isoform X3, protein MEAFTDVLLVTANVGSLFDNVGDIQNEWLQELYKTIHSHKPQFIALHFQEVGGKDYMANMGHAQHFFRNIESSEEMKDFDRVCIYVDNQFQAEDRFTALGSLYFIHKTLKNIYQYDFNVKDFKAVSGQNKHVGSLDGVTTVEKEKFPKNFWPDFKWSRKGFMRTRWIIHNQGLDLVNVHLFHDASNLVACNSSPSVYSANRENALRYVVNRISDSRYTPLPFILFGDFNFRLDTLSLVQHLSIVADVQTVKKECSDEVEKIICEEKDNDHQVLLHIEEKRFAYRHQAVFREDDGRALLKYDKEVAAFQDVIKEEDIMFPPSYPYSEESTKPTQYMNTRCPAWCDRVLVSHTAHELVHKGDAGEKSVVYNTVGPNVCMGDHKQQQVWIQLVPAVKSPSSHPWSLTSACLTAQVTRSLVHQQLVWISGAVFQIISSLSDIKSSDQNAQHH, encoded by the exons ATGGAAGCGTTCACGGATGTGCTGCTCGTCACCGCGAACGTCGGGTCACTCTTTGACAAC GTGGGTGACATTCAAAATGAGTGGTTACAAGAATTGTATAAG ACTATCCACAGCCACAAGCCGCAGTTCATCGCCCTGCACTTCCAGGAGGTGGGAGGAAAGGACTACATGGCCAACATGGGCCACGCCCAACACTTCTTCCG GAACATTGAGTCCAGTGAGGAAATGAAAGACTTTGACAGGGTCTGCATCTATGTGGACAACCAGTTCCAAGCAGAAGACAGATTCACG GCTTTGGGGAGCTTGTACTTCATACACAAGACACTGAAAAACATCTACCAGTATGATTTTAACG TTAAGGATTTTAAAGCAGTGTCAGGACAAAACAAGCACGTGGGCTCTCTGGACGGGGTCACCACAGTGGAGAAAGAAAAATTCCCAAAGAATTTCTGGCCTGAT TTCAAGTGGTCCAGAAAGGGCTTCATGAGGACCCGCTGGATTATACACAACCA AGGTCTGGACCTGGTCAACGTGCACCTGTTCCACGACGCTTCCAACCTCGTCGCCTGCAACTCCAGTCCGTCCGTTTACTCAGCCAACCGCGAAAACGCTCTCAGATATGTCGTCAACAG GATATCAGATAGCCGTTACACTCCTCTGCCTTTCATCCTGTTTGGAGATTTCAACTTCCGTCTGGACACACTCAGTCTGGTCCAG CATCTGTCCATCGTGGCAGACGTGCAGACCGTGAAGAAGGAATGCAGCGATGAAGTGGAGAAGATCATCTGCGAAGAAAAGGACAACGACCACCAG GTGCTGCTCCACATTGAGGAGAAGCGGTttgcctaccggcaccaggcgGTTTTCAGAGAGGACGACGGCAGAGCG CTGTTGAAGTATGACAAAGAAGTCGCAGCCTTTCAAGATGTTATTAAGGAAGAGGACATCATGTTTCCACCGAG ctacCCCTACAGTGAGGAGTCCACCAAACCGACCCAGTACATGAACACCCGCTGTCCTGCCTGGTGCGACCGTGTCCTCGTGTCGCACACCGCCCACGAACTCGTCCACAAG GGCGATGCCGGTGAGAAGAGCGTCGTCTACAACACAGTGGGCCCTAATGTGTGTATGGGAGACCACAAG cagcagcaggtctggaTTCAGCTCGTACCCGCTGTGAAAAGCCCGTCCTCACATCCCTGGAGTCTCacgtctgcctgtctcacagCCCAAGTGACACGATCACTGGTTCATCAGCAGCTGGTTTGGATTTCTGGGGCAGTTTTCCAGATTATCTCCTCACTCTCAGATATTAAATCAAGTGACCAGAATGCTCAGCATCACTGA
- the inpp5l gene encoding inositol polyphosphate-5-phosphatase A isoform X4, whose amino-acid sequence MEAFTDVLLVTANVGSLFDNVGDIQNEWLQELYKTIHSHKPQFIALHFQEVGGKDYMANMGHAQHFFRNIESSEEMKDFDRVCIYVDNQFQAEDRFTALGSLYFIHKTLKNIYQYDFNVKDFKAVSGQNKHVGSLDGVTTVEKEKFPKNFWPDFKWSRKGFMRTRWIIHNHCHIPPHMVSVCLSFRGLDLVNVHLFHDASNLVACNSSPSVYSANRENALRYVVNRISDSRYTPLPFILFGDFNFRLDTLSLVQHLSIVADVQTVKKECSDEVEKIICEEKDNDHQVLLHIEEKRFAYRHQAVFREDDGRALLKYDKEVAAFQDVIKEEDIMFPPSYPYSEESTKPTQYMNTRCPAWCDRVLVSHTAHELVHKGDAGEKSVVYNTVGPNVCMGDHKPVFLFFLLKTNGH is encoded by the exons ATGGAAGCGTTCACGGATGTGCTGCTCGTCACCGCGAACGTCGGGTCACTCTTTGACAAC GTGGGTGACATTCAAAATGAGTGGTTACAAGAATTGTATAAG ACTATCCACAGCCACAAGCCGCAGTTCATCGCCCTGCACTTCCAGGAGGTGGGAGGAAAGGACTACATGGCCAACATGGGCCACGCCCAACACTTCTTCCG GAACATTGAGTCCAGTGAGGAAATGAAAGACTTTGACAGGGTCTGCATCTATGTGGACAACCAGTTCCAAGCAGAAGACAGATTCACG GCTTTGGGGAGCTTGTACTTCATACACAAGACACTGAAAAACATCTACCAGTATGATTTTAACG TTAAGGATTTTAAAGCAGTGTCAGGACAAAACAAGCACGTGGGCTCTCTGGACGGGGTCACCACAGTGGAGAAAGAAAAATTCCCAAAGAATTTCTGGCCTGAT TTCAAGTGGTCCAGAAAGGGCTTCATGAGGACCCGCTGGATTATACACAACCA CTGCCACATACCCCCCCAcatggtgtctgtgtgtctgtccttcAGAGGTCTGGACCTGGTCAACGTGCACCTGTTCCACGACGCTTCCAACCTCGTCGCCTGCAACTCCAGTCCGTCCGTTTACTCAGCCAACCGCGAAAACGCTCTCAGATATGTCGTCAACAG GATATCAGATAGCCGTTACACTCCTCTGCCTTTCATCCTGTTTGGAGATTTCAACTTCCGTCTGGACACACTCAGTCTGGTCCAG CATCTGTCCATCGTGGCAGACGTGCAGACCGTGAAGAAGGAATGCAGCGATGAAGTGGAGAAGATCATCTGCGAAGAAAAGGACAACGACCACCAG GTGCTGCTCCACATTGAGGAGAAGCGGTttgcctaccggcaccaggcgGTTTTCAGAGAGGACGACGGCAGAGCG CTGTTGAAGTATGACAAAGAAGTCGCAGCCTTTCAAGATGTTATTAAGGAAGAGGACATCATGTTTCCACCGAG ctacCCCTACAGTGAGGAGTCCACCAAACCGACCCAGTACATGAACACCCGCTGTCCTGCCTGGTGCGACCGTGTCCTCGTGTCGCACACCGCCCACGAACTCGTCCACAAG GGCGATGCCGGTGAGAAGAGCGTCGTCTACAACACAGTGGGCCCTAATGTGTGTATGGGAGACCACAAG CCggttttcttgttcttcttactGAAGACAAATGGCCATTGA
- the inpp5l gene encoding inositol polyphosphate-5-phosphatase A isoform X1 produces the protein MEAFTDVLLVTANVGSLFDNVGDIQNEWLQELYKTIHSHKPQFIALHFQEVGGKDYMANMGHAQHFFRNIESSEEMKDFDRVCIYVDNQFQAEDRFTALGSLYFIHKTLKNIYQYDFNVKDFKAVSGQNKHVGSLDGVTTVEKEKFPKNFWPDFKWSRKGFMRTRWIIHNHCHIPPHMVSVCLSFRGLDLVNVHLFHDASNLVACNSSPSVYSANRENALRYVVNRISDSRYTPLPFILFGDFNFRLDTLSLVQHLSIVADVQTVKKECSDEVEKIICEEKDNDHQVLLHIEEKRFAYRHQAVFREDDGRALLKYDKEVAAFQDVIKEEDIMFPPSYPYSEESTKPTQYMNTRCPAWCDRVLVSHTAHELVHKGDAGEKSVVYNTVGPNVCMGDHKQQQVWIQLVPAVKSPSSHPWSLTSACLTAQVTRSLVHQQLVWISGAVFQIISSLSDIKSSDQNAQHH, from the exons ATGGAAGCGTTCACGGATGTGCTGCTCGTCACCGCGAACGTCGGGTCACTCTTTGACAAC GTGGGTGACATTCAAAATGAGTGGTTACAAGAATTGTATAAG ACTATCCACAGCCACAAGCCGCAGTTCATCGCCCTGCACTTCCAGGAGGTGGGAGGAAAGGACTACATGGCCAACATGGGCCACGCCCAACACTTCTTCCG GAACATTGAGTCCAGTGAGGAAATGAAAGACTTTGACAGGGTCTGCATCTATGTGGACAACCAGTTCCAAGCAGAAGACAGATTCACG GCTTTGGGGAGCTTGTACTTCATACACAAGACACTGAAAAACATCTACCAGTATGATTTTAACG TTAAGGATTTTAAAGCAGTGTCAGGACAAAACAAGCACGTGGGCTCTCTGGACGGGGTCACCACAGTGGAGAAAGAAAAATTCCCAAAGAATTTCTGGCCTGAT TTCAAGTGGTCCAGAAAGGGCTTCATGAGGACCCGCTGGATTATACACAACCA CTGCCACATACCCCCCCAcatggtgtctgtgtgtctgtccttcAGAGGTCTGGACCTGGTCAACGTGCACCTGTTCCACGACGCTTCCAACCTCGTCGCCTGCAACTCCAGTCCGTCCGTTTACTCAGCCAACCGCGAAAACGCTCTCAGATATGTCGTCAACAG GATATCAGATAGCCGTTACACTCCTCTGCCTTTCATCCTGTTTGGAGATTTCAACTTCCGTCTGGACACACTCAGTCTGGTCCAG CATCTGTCCATCGTGGCAGACGTGCAGACCGTGAAGAAGGAATGCAGCGATGAAGTGGAGAAGATCATCTGCGAAGAAAAGGACAACGACCACCAG GTGCTGCTCCACATTGAGGAGAAGCGGTttgcctaccggcaccaggcgGTTTTCAGAGAGGACGACGGCAGAGCG CTGTTGAAGTATGACAAAGAAGTCGCAGCCTTTCAAGATGTTATTAAGGAAGAGGACATCATGTTTCCACCGAG ctacCCCTACAGTGAGGAGTCCACCAAACCGACCCAGTACATGAACACCCGCTGTCCTGCCTGGTGCGACCGTGTCCTCGTGTCGCACACCGCCCACGAACTCGTCCACAAG GGCGATGCCGGTGAGAAGAGCGTCGTCTACAACACAGTGGGCCCTAATGTGTGTATGGGAGACCACAAG cagcagcaggtctggaTTCAGCTCGTACCCGCTGTGAAAAGCCCGTCCTCACATCCCTGGAGTCTCacgtctgcctgtctcacagCCCAAGTGACACGATCACTGGTTCATCAGCAGCTGGTTTGGATTTCTGGGGCAGTTTTCCAGATTATCTCCTCACTCTCAGATATTAAATCAAGTGACCAGAATGCTCAGCATCACTGA
- the nkx6.3 gene encoding homeobox protein Nkx-6.3 isoform X1 translates to MDPNIQGSFLFNNSLNQFPSDLKAPVCQYSVPNSFYKLNPALNSQLQAGTPHGISDILSRSMLGMGSTGTTTLLSGYATMGGFSPSVTSTSMYYNRDYNPALGGFSKPGAECPMKGRSMNCWAESGCDWRGGRQQCTNSECSGPLGEMTGRKKHTRPTFSGHQIFALEKTFEQTKYLAGPERARLAYSLGMTESQVKVWFQNRRTKWRKKSASEPSSTQAGQGGEASENEVEDEEYNKPLDPDSDDDKIRLLLRKHHRAFSVLRLGPHV, encoded by the exons ATGGATCCAAACATCCAGGGCTCTTTTCTGTTTAACAACAGCCTGAACCAATTCCCCTCGGATCTCAAGGCCCCGGTGTGTCAGTACTCGGTGCCCAACTCTTTCTACAAGCTCAACCCGGCCCTGAACAGCCAGCTGCAGGCGGGGACGCCTCACGGCATCAGCGACATCCTGAGCCGCTCCATGTTGGGGATGGGCTCCACGGGCACCACCACCCTGCTGTCCGGATACGCCACCATGGGGGGGTTCAGCCCCTCCGTCACCAGCACGTCCATGTACTATAACCGGGACTACAACCCCGCCCTGGGCGGCTTCTCCAAGCCTGGCGCCGAGTGCCCCATGAAGGGTCGCAGCATGAACTGCTGGGCGGAGAGCGGCTGTgactggagaggagggaggcagcAGTGCACCAACAGTGAGT GTAGCGGTCCTCTGGGGGAGATGACAGGCAGGAAGAAACACACCAGACCAACATTTAGTGGACATCAGATATTCGCTCTGGAGAAAACATTCGAGCAGACAAAGTACTTGGCCGGGCCGGAGAGAGCGAGACTGGCTTACTCTCTGGGCATGACTGAATCTCAAGTCAAG GTGTGGTTTCAGAACCGACGCACCaagtggaggaagaagagcgcCTCGGAGCCGAGCTCCACGCAGGCGGGGCAGGGCGGCGAGGCCTCGGAGAACgaggtggaggacgaggagtaCAACAAGCCTCTGGACCCCGACTCGGACGACGATAAGATCCGACTGCTGCTGCGCAAACACCACCGGGCCTTCTCCGTGCTGCGCCTCGGGCCGCACGTCTGA
- the inpp5l gene encoding inositol polyphosphate-5-phosphatase A isoform X2 — translation MEAFTDVLLVTANVGSLFDNVGDIQNEWLQELYKTIHSHKPQFIALHFQEVGGKDYMANMGHAQHFFRNIESSEEMKDFDRVCIYVDNQFQAEDRFTALGSLYFIHKTLKNIYQYDFNVKDFKAVSGQNKHVGSLDGVTTVEKEKFPKNFWPDFKWSRKGFMRTRWIIHNHCHIPPHMVSVCLSFRGLDLVNVHLFHDASNLVACNSSPSVYSANRENALRYVVNRISDSRYTPLPFILFGDFNFRLDTLSLVQHLSIVADVQTVKKECSDEVEKIICEEKDNDHQVLLHIEEKRFAYRHQAVFREDDGRALLKYDKEVAAFQDVIKEEDIMFPPSYPYSEESTKPTQYMNTRCPAWCDRVLVSHTAHELVHKGDAGEKSVVYNTVGPNVCMGDHKQQVWIQLVPAVKSPSSHPWSLTSACLTAQVTRSLVHQQLVWISGAVFQIISSLSDIKSSDQNAQHH, via the exons ATGGAAGCGTTCACGGATGTGCTGCTCGTCACCGCGAACGTCGGGTCACTCTTTGACAAC GTGGGTGACATTCAAAATGAGTGGTTACAAGAATTGTATAAG ACTATCCACAGCCACAAGCCGCAGTTCATCGCCCTGCACTTCCAGGAGGTGGGAGGAAAGGACTACATGGCCAACATGGGCCACGCCCAACACTTCTTCCG GAACATTGAGTCCAGTGAGGAAATGAAAGACTTTGACAGGGTCTGCATCTATGTGGACAACCAGTTCCAAGCAGAAGACAGATTCACG GCTTTGGGGAGCTTGTACTTCATACACAAGACACTGAAAAACATCTACCAGTATGATTTTAACG TTAAGGATTTTAAAGCAGTGTCAGGACAAAACAAGCACGTGGGCTCTCTGGACGGGGTCACCACAGTGGAGAAAGAAAAATTCCCAAAGAATTTCTGGCCTGAT TTCAAGTGGTCCAGAAAGGGCTTCATGAGGACCCGCTGGATTATACACAACCA CTGCCACATACCCCCCCAcatggtgtctgtgtgtctgtccttcAGAGGTCTGGACCTGGTCAACGTGCACCTGTTCCACGACGCTTCCAACCTCGTCGCCTGCAACTCCAGTCCGTCCGTTTACTCAGCCAACCGCGAAAACGCTCTCAGATATGTCGTCAACAG GATATCAGATAGCCGTTACACTCCTCTGCCTTTCATCCTGTTTGGAGATTTCAACTTCCGTCTGGACACACTCAGTCTGGTCCAG CATCTGTCCATCGTGGCAGACGTGCAGACCGTGAAGAAGGAATGCAGCGATGAAGTGGAGAAGATCATCTGCGAAGAAAAGGACAACGACCACCAG GTGCTGCTCCACATTGAGGAGAAGCGGTttgcctaccggcaccaggcgGTTTTCAGAGAGGACGACGGCAGAGCG CTGTTGAAGTATGACAAAGAAGTCGCAGCCTTTCAAGATGTTATTAAGGAAGAGGACATCATGTTTCCACCGAG ctacCCCTACAGTGAGGAGTCCACCAAACCGACCCAGTACATGAACACCCGCTGTCCTGCCTGGTGCGACCGTGTCCTCGTGTCGCACACCGCCCACGAACTCGTCCACAAG GGCGATGCCGGTGAGAAGAGCGTCGTCTACAACACAGTGGGCCCTAATGTGTGTATGGGAGACCACAAG cagcaggtctggaTTCAGCTCGTACCCGCTGTGAAAAGCCCGTCCTCACATCCCTGGAGTCTCacgtctgcctgtctcacagCCCAAGTGACACGATCACTGGTTCATCAGCAGCTGGTTTGGATTTCTGGGGCAGTTTTCCAGATTATCTCCTCACTCTCAGATATTAAATCAAGTGACCAGAATGCTCAGCATCACTGA